Proteins found in one Poseidonibacter antarcticus genomic segment:
- a CDS encoding UDP-N-acetylmuramoyl-L-alanyl-D-glutamate--2,6-diaminopimelate ligase — protein MQLTINNKIFTDNSNEANENVAFVLSSHNERFKQGAIDNGCKEIINSSDLKNYLDMSSIKIIGITGTNGKTTTAAAIYSILLDLGYKVALQGTRGFYINDKRVEEYSLTTPMQIGNFAHIQKAMENDCDFFVMEVSSHAIQQNRIEGLSFELKIHTNITRDHLDYHKTIEEYINIKNSFFSDETKKLINKDDKIVKYNVKNGFAYSLDEPSTYKVGAYSFKNGMHVMFSYFGEMHSFSSSMMGIFNVYNLMAALSAVHITTSKPLDEICEALENFAGVSGRMEIISSSPLVIVDFAHTPDGMKEVLQSFAHKDIICVFGAGGDRDKDKRPLMGQVAANYAKHIIVTSDNPRFEDPDLIIEDILKGIKNHQSVQVDVNRKSAIRKAIDMADENSVILILGKGDETTQIIYDKKLAFSDKEEVLKYLNKE, from the coding sequence TTGCAATTAACAATCAACAATAAAATATTTACAGATAATTCAAATGAAGCAAATGAAAATGTTGCTTTTGTTCTTTCATCTCATAATGAGAGATTTAAACAAGGTGCAATTGATAATGGATGTAAAGAAATTATCAATTCATCTGATTTAAAAAATTATCTTGATATGTCAAGTATTAAGATTATTGGAATTACAGGAACAAATGGTAAAACTACAACAGCAGCTGCTATTTATTCTATTCTTTTAGATTTAGGTTACAAAGTTGCACTTCAAGGTACTCGTGGTTTTTATATAAATGATAAAAGAGTTGAAGAGTATTCTTTAACAACTCCAATGCAAATTGGAAACTTTGCACATATACAAAAAGCTATGGAAAATGATTGTGATTTTTTTGTTATGGAAGTTAGCTCTCATGCAATACAACAAAATAGAATCGAAGGTTTAAGTTTTGAGCTTAAAATTCATACTAATATTACAAGAGATCACTTAGATTATCATAAAACAATAGAAGAGTATATCAATATTAAAAATTCATTTTTTTCTGATGAGACTAAAAAACTAATCAATAAAGATGATAAAATAGTAAAATACAATGTAAAAAATGGATTTGCATATTCACTTGATGAACCTTCAACTTATAAAGTAGGGGCATATTCTTTTAAAAATGGAATGCATGTAATGTTTTCTTATTTTGGGGAAATGCATTCTTTCTCATCTTCTATGATGGGTATTTTTAATGTATACAATCTAATGGCAGCTTTAAGTGCTGTTCATATTACAACTTCTAAACCTTTAGATGAAATCTGTGAAGCACTTGAAAACTTTGCAGGAGTAAGTGGTAGAATGGAAATAATTTCATCTTCACCTCTTGTGATTGTAGATTTTGCACATACACCAGATGGAATGAAAGAAGTTTTACAAAGCTTTGCACATAAAGACATCATTTGTGTATTTGGAGCAGGTGGAGATAGAGATAAAGATAAACGACCTCTAATGGGACAAGTTGCTGCTAATTATGCAAAACATATAATCGTAACTAGTGATAACCCAAGATTTGAAGACCCTGATTTGATTATTGAAGATATTTTAAAAGGTATCAAAAACCATCAAAGCGTTCAAGTTGATGTAAATAGAAAATCAGCTATTAGAAAAGCAATTGATATGGCTGATGAAAATTCAGTTATTTTAATCCTTGGAAAAGGCGATGAAACTACTCAAATAATCTATGATAAAAAACTAGCATTTTCTGATAAAGAAGAAGTTTTGAAGTATTTGAATAAAGAGTAG
- a CDS encoding 2'-5' RNA ligase family protein — translation MFSKFLESNTTYPIALQDFPTWHKGIEYFGFWAIEVSTFECQNKIKSYQNYLSSFLHPNYLRQAHITLVASGLLSDEYFSEDLLKRQINELEKSNIKQFSLKLKDFNSFSTCPYLAIEDSFSNLDFIRKVLNNTSKEIDAANYTPHITLGFYNKEYKTSEIVKNISDFSLPDIEFRVDKIVFAKYETKDIQGPYEVLHRVKLSC, via the coding sequence ATGTTTTCAAAATTTCTAGAATCTAACACAACATATCCAATTGCATTACAAGATTTTCCTACATGGCACAAGGGTATTGAGTATTTTGGTTTTTGGGCAATTGAAGTTTCAACTTTTGAGTGTCAAAATAAAATAAAAAGTTATCAGAATTATTTATCTTCTTTTTTACATCCTAATTATTTACGTCAAGCTCATATTACTTTGGTTGCTTCTGGTTTATTATCTGATGAGTATTTTTCTGAAGATTTACTAAAAAGACAAATCAACGAACTAGAAAAAAGTAATATCAAACAATTTTCTTTAAAATTAAAAGATTTTAATAGTTTTTCTACTTGTCCTTATCTTGCTATTGAGGATTCTTTTTCTAACTTGGATTTTATTCGTAAGGTTTTGAATAATACTTCAAAAGAGATTGATGCAGCTAATTATACGCCACATATTACTTTAGGGTTTTATAATAAAGAGTATAAAACATCTGAAATAGTTAAAAATATTTCTGATTTTTCTTTGCCTGATATTGAATTTAGAGTTGATAAAATAGTATTTGCTAAATATGAAACTAAAGATATTCAAGGTCCTTATGAAGTTTTACATCGTGTTAAGTTAAGTTGTTAA
- the eat gene encoding ethanolamine permease gives MSKAHISKEYLEKRQLKKGTAGWLLLTGLGISYVISGDFAGWNFGIAEAGWGGFAIAASLMAIMYLCLVLSLAEMSASIPAAGGGYSFARQVMGPAGGFLTGLAILIEYALAPAAIVIFIGSAVESLIGINGPIIYALFYIVFISIHLIGAGEALKTMMIISALAVFAIIATAVSLFGHFDSSNLFDIAVSTEAFGASEFLPMGWYGVWAALPFGMWLFLAVEGVPLAAEEAKDPAKDVPKGIIGAMIFLLFTAVLVVFLVAGAAGADTIGKSAVPLVDALNATGNETLGTMVNVLALAGLVASFFSIIYGYSRLVFALSRAGYVPQFLSLTSKKKTPTWALIIPGIIGFLASLTQEGDLILGMAVVGATISYALMALSHILLRIKNPDMPRPYKTPGGVFTSSIALVLSIIALTGVYAFDPRAFNYTIILYILGALYYFFYSKNHLVAKTAEEEFALLSKAESDLEHEL, from the coding sequence ATGAGCAAAGCTCACATAAGTAAAGAATATCTTGAAAAAAGACAATTAAAAAAAGGAACAGCTGGTTGGTTATTATTAACAGGGCTTGGAATCTCATATGTAATATCAGGTGATTTTGCAGGATGGAATTTTGGTATTGCAGAAGCAGGATGGGGAGGATTTGCTATTGCTGCTTCTTTAATGGCAATAATGTATTTATGTTTAGTATTATCACTAGCAGAAATGTCAGCATCAATTCCAGCAGCAGGTGGTGGATATAGTTTTGCAAGACAAGTAATGGGACCAGCAGGTGGATTTCTAACAGGACTTGCCATATTAATCGAATATGCATTAGCACCAGCTGCTATTGTAATTTTTATAGGTTCAGCGGTTGAATCACTCATAGGAATAAATGGACCTATTATATATGCTCTTTTTTATATTGTATTTATTAGTATTCATTTGATTGGTGCGGGTGAAGCTTTAAAAACTATGATGATTATTAGTGCCTTAGCTGTGTTTGCAATTATTGCTACAGCTGTTTCACTTTTTGGACATTTTGATTCTTCAAACTTATTTGATATAGCAGTTTCTACAGAAGCTTTTGGTGCTAGTGAATTCTTACCAATGGGTTGGTATGGAGTTTGGGCTGCATTACCATTTGGTATGTGGTTGTTCTTAGCAGTTGAAGGTGTTCCTTTGGCAGCAGAAGAAGCAAAAGACCCAGCTAAAGATGTTCCAAAAGGTATTATTGGGGCAATGATATTCTTATTATTTACAGCTGTTTTAGTTGTATTCTTAGTAGCAGGTGCAGCAGGAGCTGATACAATTGGTAAAAGTGCTGTTCCTTTAGTTGATGCATTAAATGCAACAGGAAATGAAACATTAGGAACTATGGTAAATGTACTTGCATTAGCAGGATTAGTAGCTTCTTTCTTCTCTATTATTTATGGTTATAGTAGATTAGTATTTGCACTTTCAAGAGCTGGTTATGTACCACAATTTTTATCACTTACAAGTAAGAAAAAAACTCCAACTTGGGCTTTAATCATTCCAGGTATCATAGGATTTTTGGCTTCATTAACACAAGAAGGTGATTTAATTTTAGGAATGGCTGTTGTTGGAGCTACAATTTCTTATGCACTTATGGCATTAAGTCATATTTTATTAAGAATTAAAAATCCAGATATGCCAAGACCTTATAAAACACCAGGTGGTGTATTTACATCATCTATTGCATTAGTTCTTTCTATTATTGCATTAACAGGAGTTTATGCTTTTGATCCAAGAGCTTTCAACTATACAATTATTTTATATATTTTAGGAGCTTTATATTACTTCTTCTATAGTAAAAATCATTTAGTTGCAAAAACAGCAGAAGAAGAGTTTGCTTTACTTTCAAAAGCAGAATCTGACTTGGAACACGAATTATAA
- a CDS encoding VWA domain-containing protein, with product MFNDISFEFPYVLLLILVFIFCSIYCKAKSPSYFIPHLNIFQKSNQKSSMLMSILKFSIIILSIIALASPIKINDTQLIKNDGINILLDLDASGSMNYNDLDKNDKTKNRFDVVKEIVKDFMQKRPSDNIGLVIFGDSVMMASPLSFDKDTQREIIDYLEVGMIGNQTALIDSIAKSVHILKDKKAKSNVIIVLSDGTDNASKIPLKVVMKLLKKYNIKAYTIGIGNSNKEVLNYISSSSNAKSYTAYSKEDLSAIYENINNLEKSKIDQNKIILKDYLFFYPLFFAVLFLILFIYLKNKE from the coding sequence ATGTTTAATGATATTAGTTTTGAATTTCCTTATGTCTTATTATTGATTTTAGTATTTATATTTTGTTCAATATATTGTAAAGCAAAGAGTCCTAGTTATTTTATTCCACATTTAAATATATTTCAAAAATCAAATCAAAAGTCTAGTATGCTAATGAGTATATTAAAATTTTCAATTATTATACTTTCTATAATCGCCCTAGCCTCACCTATAAAAATAAATGACACACAATTAATAAAAAATGATGGAATAAATATATTATTAGATCTTGATGCAAGTGGTTCTATGAATTATAATGATTTAGATAAAAATGATAAAACAAAAAATAGATTTGATGTTGTAAAAGAGATTGTAAAAGATTTTATGCAAAAAAGACCCTCAGATAATATAGGTTTAGTAATATTTGGTGATTCTGTAATGATGGCAAGTCCTCTAAGCTTTGATAAAGATACACAAAGAGAAATAATAGATTATTTAGAAGTAGGAATGATTGGAAATCAAACAGCACTAATAGATTCCATTGCAAAAAGTGTACATATCCTAAAAGATAAAAAAGCAAAATCAAATGTAATTATAGTTTTAAGTGATGGAACTGATAATGCTAGTAAAATACCACTTAAAGTAGTAATGAAACTACTAAAAAAATATAATATAAAAGCTTACACAATAGGAATAGGAAACTCAAATAAAGAAGTTTTAAATTATATTTCATCGTCATCAAATGCAAAATCATATACTGCTTATTCAAAAGAAGATTTAAGTGCTATTTATGAAAATATCAATAATCTTGAAAAATCTAAAATTGACCAGAATAAAATAATATTAAAAGATTATCTCTTCTTTTATCCACTGTTTTTTGCTGTATTATTTCTAATTTTATTTATTTACTTAAAAAATAAAGAGTAA
- a CDS encoding NifU family protein gives MMPFTDEDLLDPVSSIIKTKIAPMLARDGGAIELLTIKNARVFVQLQGSCVGCSASGSTLKFIVEKELKAAIHPDLDIVNVPAGMEDKLEEL, from the coding sequence ATGATGCCATTTACAGATGAGGACTTACTAGACCCTGTAAGTTCTATTATAAAAACAAAAATTGCTCCTATGCTAGCACGTGATGGTGGAGCTATTGAGTTATTAACTATTAAAAATGCAAGAGTATTTGTACAGTTACAAGGCTCATGTGTTGGCTGTAGTGCAAGTGGGAGTACTTTAAAATTTATTGTTGAAAAAGAACTAAAAGCTGCAATTCATCCTGACCTTGATATTGTAAATGTACCAGCTGGTATGGAAGATAAATTAGAGGAACTTTAA
- the eutC gene encoding ethanolamine ammonia-lyase subunit EutC translates to MSDLIKQDKETTVIQNPWAFLREHTEARIGLGRTGVSIPTNHLLDFQLAHAQAQDAVHLPLDTEHVVDQLNKISVNVNLLSNTDTSELFQDGYSPILLHSQAVNRVTYLQRPDLGRRLDSNSCKLLSKSIDQTRVPYDLSIVIVDGLSSLAIKENAVNYIQILSHALAKDKNQWKLAPITIVHQGRVAVGDEVGEILKARMTLVLIGERPGLSSPDSLGLYLTYNPKVGLTDANRNCISNVRSDGLSYEEAVKKTMYLLNEARRLELSGVNLKDRTSDDTLESSINNENFLIK, encoded by the coding sequence ATGTCTGATTTAATAAAACAAGATAAAGAAACAACTGTTATTCAAAACCCATGGGCTTTTTTAAGAGAACATACAGAAGCTAGAATTGGACTGGGTAGAACAGGAGTTAGTATTCCAACAAATCACTTATTGGATTTTCAATTAGCACATGCGCAAGCACAAGATGCAGTTCATTTACCCTTAGATACAGAACACGTTGTTGATCAATTAAATAAAATATCTGTAAATGTTAATTTATTAAGTAATACAGATACAAGTGAGCTTTTTCAAGATGGATATTCTCCTATTTTATTACATTCTCAAGCAGTAAATAGAGTTACTTATTTACAAAGACCTGATTTAGGTAGAAGATTAGATTCTAATTCTTGTAAATTATTATCAAAAAGTATTGATCAAACAAGAGTTCCTTATGATTTATCCATTGTTATAGTAGATGGACTTTCTTCTTTAGCAATAAAAGAAAATGCAGTAAATTATATTCAAATCTTATCTCATGCCCTAGCTAAAGATAAAAATCAATGGAAACTAGCTCCTATTACAATTGTTCATCAAGGAAGAGTAGCCGTAGGAGATGAAGTAGGAGAAATATTAAAAGCAAGAATGACTTTAGTATTAATTGGTGAAAGACCAGGACTAAGTTCCCCAGATAGTCTTGGTTTATATCTTACATATAATCCAAAAGTAGGACTTACAGATGCAAATAGAAATTGTATATCAAATGTTCGTTCAGATGGATTGTCTTATGAGGAGGCAGTAAAAAAAACAATGTATTTATTAAACGAAGCCAGAAGATTAGAACTATCAGGAGTAAATCTAAAAGATAGAACAAGCGATGATACACTAGAAAGTAGTATCAATAATGAAAATTTTCTTATAAAATAA
- a CDS encoding AAA family ATPase: MKILKIKANGLKLFPKNLEIDFTTTQRVRNDKSEMLHKISPQIYQNNAIAFVGINASGKTTTLKVISFIIQMLNNEPINKIENNSILNGLRGKDKIIFDIYFSIFSDSIYKLETTIIKSEFSDEIEDKFVIESEQLWRKDIKSIKTKKNIFNFTDLIPIQLRKGDEEYLPDDVSIIISLNKKNNIKINFEDLINWTNINLVRMFGEFPHELITFLDSSIEYLKSNIIKEGKDVEIKLKFKNKEEILMNSPVELQKYLSSGTIKGINVFINAMFVLAKGGYLIIDEIENHFNKELAVTLVRFFMNHKVNRKGAVILLSTHYPELLDEFERNDNIYITRNNGGISVENLSNILKRNDIKKSELYQSGYLQGTVPAYESFIEFKKALIRYGE; encoded by the coding sequence ATGAAAATATTAAAAATAAAAGCAAATGGTCTTAAATTATTTCCTAAAAATCTGGAAATTGATTTCACGACAACACAGCGTGTTAGGAATGATAAAAGTGAAATGTTGCATAAAATATCCCCACAAATTTATCAAAATAATGCAATTGCATTTGTTGGAATTAATGCATCAGGTAAAACAACAACATTAAAGGTGATTTCTTTCATAATTCAAATGCTTAATAATGAACCAATAAATAAGATAGAAAACAATAGTATATTAAATGGGTTAAGAGGAAAAGACAAAATTATTTTTGATATTTACTTTAGTATATTCTCAGACTCTATATATAAATTAGAGACAACAATAATAAAGAGTGAATTTAGTGATGAAATTGAAGATAAATTTGTTATTGAAAGTGAGCAATTATGGAGAAAAGATATTAAGAGTATTAAAACAAAAAAAAATATATTTAACTTCACAGATTTAATACCAATACAACTTAGAAAAGGTGATGAAGAGTACTTACCTGATGATGTTAGTATCATCATATCTTTAAATAAAAAGAACAATATTAAAATTAATTTTGAGGATTTAATTAATTGGACAAATATAAATTTAGTTAGGATGTTCGGAGAATTTCCACATGAATTAATAACATTTCTGGATTCAAGTATTGAATATTTAAAATCTAATATTATAAAAGAAGGTAAAGATGTTGAAATTAAGTTGAAATTTAAAAATAAAGAAGAAATTTTAATGAACTCACCAGTTGAATTACAAAAATATTTATCATCTGGAACAATAAAAGGAATTAATGTCTTTATTAATGCAATGTTTGTGTTGGCTAAAGGTGGATATTTAATTATTGATGAGATTGAAAATCATTTTAATAAAGAGCTTGCAGTTACACTAGTTAGATTTTTTATGAATCATAAGGTGAATAGAAAAGGTGCTGTAATTTTATTATCTACACATTACCCAGAATTATTAGATGAATTTGAGAGAAATGACAATATTTATATCACAAGAAATAATGGTGGAATTAGTGTTGAAAATCTTTCTAATATATTAAAACGTAATGACATCAAAAAAAGTGAATTGTATCAAAGTGGGTATCTACAAGGTACTGTACCAGCATATGAATCTTTTATAGAGTTTAAAAAAGCATTAATTAGATATGGAGAATAA
- the ileS gene encoding isoleucine--tRNA ligase has protein sequence MDYKESLLLPKTAFPMRGNLPQNEPKKYKLWDEQNVYEKMKKNRVGAPSFTLHDGPPYANGHIHIGHALNKILKDIINKFHYFDGKSIRYVPGWDCHGLPIEQKVEEKIGSTKKKELPKSKLRQLCRDHAGRFVDIQRNEFKQLGVIADWENPYLTMDFKFEANIYRELCAIAKQGLLIQRSKPVYWSWAAQTALAEAEVEHEDKVSPSIYVAFKHETLDASIVIWTTTPWTLPANAGISLNGEEKYVLTSDKFIVAKKLYNSLIENEVISGDIVETINPNDLENTFAINPLNDRKSKIILGEHVMMDSGSGAVHTAPGHGEDDYKVGLKYDLEVIMPVDAFGKYDQTIVREKLFKNTDKYLGINVFKANEPILEELGDALLKRVDITHSYPHCWRTHTPIIFRATKQWFISIDDEYGKEKKTLRENALKVVEDLTFYPEWGRNRLRAMLDGRPDWCISRQRDWGVPIAFFRNKKTDTIIFDEEVLTHTAKIFEEKGCDAWYDLSIEELLPANSGLNPEDLEKTSDILDVWFDSGSTQNAVLRSGNYDAGTFPADMYLEGSDQHRGWFQSSLLTTLASSEIAPYKSILTHGFTVDEKGEKMSKSKGNVIAPEKVMKQYGSEILRLWVAMSDYQSDLKISDNILKQNAELYRKIRNTARFLLANVSDLEEIIAVDKMGPLDKWVLSRAKSVFDEIEESFRVYEFSKGLNKLNNFLVVDLSGIYLDVCKDRLYCDDKNDIHRLASQSAMALIAKKLISTLACILTYTMDELLTYAPAFIKQDCEDIFDYKKVILPEVEVSINAETLLLAKEKFSEIKDALSKEKVIKSTLELDMYTNNEDILSLNNTESADWFIISSLSSEKQDSEVLGSFEIDGSIFEVYKASMHKCPRCWKFTSTKEDSLCSRCEEVIN, from the coding sequence ATGGATTATAAAGAGAGTTTACTACTACCAAAAACTGCGTTTCCAATGAGAGGGAATCTTCCTCAAAATGAACCAAAGAAATATAAACTTTGGGATGAACAAAATGTTTATGAAAAAATGAAAAAAAATAGAGTTGGAGCTCCAAGTTTTACTTTACATGATGGACCACCGTATGCTAATGGACATATTCATATTGGACATGCTTTAAATAAAATTTTAAAAGATATTATAAATAAATTTCACTATTTTGATGGAAAATCAATTAGATATGTTCCAGGTTGGGACTGTCATGGTTTACCAATTGAACAAAAAGTTGAAGAAAAAATTGGAAGTACAAAAAAGAAAGAACTTCCAAAATCTAAATTAAGACAATTATGTCGAGATCATGCTGGACGATTTGTAGATATTCAAAGAAATGAATTTAAACAATTAGGTGTTATTGCTGATTGGGAAAATCCTTATTTAACAATGGATTTTAAATTTGAAGCTAATATTTATAGAGAACTTTGTGCAATTGCAAAACAAGGTTTATTAATTCAAAGAAGCAAACCTGTTTATTGGTCATGGGCTGCACAAACTGCTCTTGCTGAAGCAGAAGTTGAGCATGAAGATAAAGTATCTCCATCTATTTATGTTGCTTTTAAACATGAAACTTTAGATGCAAGTATTGTTATTTGGACTACAACTCCTTGGACACTTCCTGCAAATGCTGGTATTTCACTTAATGGTGAAGAAAAGTATGTTTTAACAAGTGATAAATTTATTGTTGCTAAAAAATTATATAACTCACTTATTGAAAATGAAGTAATTTCAGGTGATATTGTAGAAACTATTAATCCAAATGATTTAGAAAATACTTTTGCAATTAATCCATTAAACGATAGAAAGTCTAAAATTATTTTAGGTGAACACGTAATGATGGATTCAGGTTCTGGAGCTGTTCATACTGCTCCTGGACATGGTGAAGATGATTATAAAGTAGGTTTAAAATATGACCTTGAAGTAATTATGCCTGTTGACGCTTTTGGAAAATATGACCAAACGATTGTAAGAGAAAAACTTTTTAAGAATACAGATAAATATTTAGGTATTAATGTATTTAAAGCAAATGAACCAATTTTAGAAGAGTTAGGTGATGCTTTATTAAAAAGAGTAGATATTACTCACTCATATCCACATTGTTGGAGAACGCATACACCAATTATTTTTAGAGCTACTAAACAATGGTTTATCTCTATTGATGATGAGTATGGAAAAGAAAAGAAAACACTAAGAGAAAATGCTCTTAAAGTTGTTGAAGATTTAACTTTCTATCCTGAATGGGGAAGAAATAGATTAAGAGCAATGTTAGATGGTCGTCCTGACTGGTGTATTTCAAGACAAAGAGATTGGGGTGTTCCAATTGCATTCTTTAGAAATAAAAAGACTGATACGATTATTTTTGATGAAGAAGTATTAACTCATACTGCTAAGATTTTTGAAGAAAAAGGTTGTGATGCTTGGTATGATTTATCAATTGAAGAGTTATTACCTGCTAATAGTGGATTAAATCCTGAAGATTTAGAAAAAACTTCAGATATTTTAGATGTATGGTTTGATTCAGGTTCAACTCAAAATGCAGTTTTAAGATCAGGAAATTATGATGCTGGTACTTTCCCTGCTGATATGTATTTAGAAGGAAGTGATCAACATAGAGGTTGGTTCCAATCTTCACTTTTAACAACTTTAGCTTCATCTGAAATTGCTCCTTATAAGTCAATTTTAACTCATGGATTCACTGTTGATGAAAAGGGTGAAAAAATGTCTAAATCAAAAGGAAATGTTATTGCTCCTGAAAAAGTTATGAAGCAATACGGTTCTGAGATTTTAAGACTATGGGTTGCTATGAGTGATTATCAATCAGATTTAAAAATATCTGATAATATTTTAAAACAAAATGCTGAACTTTATAGAAAGATTAGAAATACTGCTAGATTCTTACTTGCAAATGTAAGTGATTTAGAAGAAATTATTGCTGTTGATAAAATGGGTCCATTAGATAAATGGGTTCTTTCACGTGCAAAATCAGTATTTGATGAAATTGAAGAATCATTTAGAGTTTATGAATTTTCAAAAGGTTTAAATAAATTAAACAATTTCTTAGTTGTTGATTTATCTGGAATTTATCTTGATGTTTGTAAAGATAGATTATATTGTGATGATAAAAATGATATTCATAGACTAGCATCTCAAAGTGCTATGGCTTTAATTGCTAAGAAGTTAATTTCAACACTTGCTTGTATTTTAACATATACTATGGATGAATTATTAACTTATGCACCTGCTTTTATAAAACAAGATTGTGAAGATATTTTTGATTATAAAAAAGTAATTTTACCAGAAGTTGAAGTTTCTATTAATGCAGAAACATTATTATTAGCAAAAGAGAAATTCTCTGAAATAAAAGATGCATTAAGTAAAGAAAAAGTTATTAAATCAACACTTGAATTAGATATGTATACTAATAATGAAGATATTTTAAGTTTAAATAATACAGAATCAGCAGATTGGTTTATAATCTCTTCACTTTCTAGTGAAAAACAAGATAGTGAAGTATTAGGTTCATTTGAAATAGATGGAAGTATTTTTGAAGTTTATAAAGCTTCAATGCATAAATGTCCAAGATGTTGGAAATTCACTTCAACAAAAGAAGATTCTCTTTGTTCAAGATGTGAAGAAGTGATAAATTAG
- a CDS encoding ethanolamine ammonia-lyase subunit EutB: MAKATPKRAGDMLAGVCADSSQERAIAQMRLSEVPLKTFLEDLLIPYENDEITRLIIDKHDKEAFKIISDLNVGEFRNWLLSDYTSKELIKKARPGMTPEMVAAVSKIMRNQELIMVAKKCPVITSFNNTIGLEGHLSTRLQPNHPTDDMMGIATSMLDGLLYANGDAVIGINPATDNVEQSIKLINLMNDVINKYEIPTQSCVLTHVTNTIEAINKKAPVDLVFQSIGGTEATNTSFGVNLNILKEAHDAALSLNRGSVGNNVMYFETGQGSSLSANANFGLDQQTCEVRAYAVAKEFDPLLVNTVVGFIGPEYLFDGKEITRAGLEDHFCGKLLGLPMGCDICYTNHADADQNDMDNLLTLLGVAGCNFIMGIPGSDDIMLNYQTTSFHDALYARRVLNLDPAPEFKLWLEKMEIFKDANNYILNDDIPKSFSASLQKVIGN; encoded by the coding sequence ATGGCAAAAGCAACACCTAAAAGAGCTGGGGATATGTTAGCTGGTGTTTGTGCTGATTCTTCCCAAGAAAGAGCTATTGCACAAATGAGACTTTCTGAAGTTCCTTTAAAAACTTTTCTTGAAGATCTTTTAATTCCATATGAAAACGATGAGATTACAAGATTAATTATTGATAAACACGATAAAGAAGCTTTCAAAATAATTTCAGATTTAAATGTTGGTGAATTTAGAAACTGGTTACTAAGTGATTATACTTCTAAAGAATTAATAAAAAAAGCAAGACCAGGAATGACACCTGAAATGGTAGCAGCTGTTAGTAAAATAATGCGAAACCAAGAGCTGATAATGGTTGCTAAAAAATGTCCTGTTATTACATCTTTTAATAATACAATTGGACTAGAAGGACACTTGTCTACAAGGTTACAACCAAATCATCCTACTGATGATATGATGGGTATTGCAACTAGTATGCTAGATGGATTATTATATGCAAATGGTGATGCTGTTATTGGAATTAACCCAGCTACAGATAATGTAGAACAATCTATCAAACTAATAAATCTAATGAATGATGTAATAAACAAATATGAAATACCAACACAATCGTGTGTTTTAACTCATGTAACAAATACTATAGAAGCTATTAACAAAAAAGCACCTGTTGATTTAGTTTTTCAATCAATTGGTGGAACAGAAGCTACAAATACAAGCTTTGGTGTAAACTTAAATATTCTAAAAGAAGCACATGATGCAGCTTTATCTTTAAATCGTGGATCAGTTGGAAATAATGTAATGTATTTTGAAACAGGACAAGGAAGTTCTTTATCAGCAAATGCAAACTTTGGATTAGATCAACAAACTTGTGAGGTTAGAGCTTATGCAGTTGCAAAAGAGTTTGATCCATTATTAGTAAATACTGTTGTTGGTTTTATTGGTCCTGAATATTTATTTGATGGAAAAGAGATTACAAGAGCTGGATTAGAAGATCATTTTTGTGGAAAGCTTTTAGGTTTACCAATGGGTTGTGATATTTGTTATACAAATCATGCCGATGCAGATCAAAATGATATGGATAATTTATTAACACTTTTAGGAGTTGCTGGATGTAATTTTATTATGGGTATTCCAGGGTCTGATGATATTATGCTTAACTATCAAACAACATCTTTTCATGATGCATTATATGCAAGAAGAGTATTGAATCTTGACCCTGCTCCTGAATTTAAACTTTGGTTAGAAAAAATGGAAATTTTTAAAGATGCAAATAATTACATTTTAAATGATGATATTCCAAAAAGTTTTTCTGCTTCTTTACAAAAAGTAATAGGAAATTAA